TGACATTCACGATATCGACGATACATCAGAAAAACATAGCAATTCCGAAAATAAACAACCAAAATAGTGGCCGAGCTTCGGCGTAACCATAGCCACCCACTACGTGTACGATGCACTATCCTGCCCTATTAAGTACTACCGACATTACTGATGAGTTGTACTCGTAAACGACCATTTACtttgattaacatattaaagcATTTTCAGAACCTTTTGGAGAACCTACCCAAGTTGTATTTCGATATATTAATGCAAGGTTGGACCGAAATCTGTTGAAAGTTGAAGATCATTGAAAACATTTCATCGAAACGGGTTGACAGTATCATCAGGAAATGTCACGTGGTATAGACTAACATAGCTGTACCCTTGTTATTTTCCGTGTGTCTTTGGATTCTTGGTCATAGGCATATGATAAATCGCTTATTACCTGATATCACCTCGTATCGCCATTTATGTCGTTGCTCAACGTGACACGTCTTACGAATCGTGTCACTTTGCAGAAACGGTACTCATGGCACTACGGCAAACGGAAATGTGATATCCGATAATACCTTAATAGTATTTTATTATAatgcatagtatagtattgtattgtatattgtgttgctgtattatatatatattgcatatgttatatatatgtgtgtgtatatataattctATTATATCATCACATTATTGAAACAGTTTTGTCTTCGTAATCTTAGCAGATAGACAGAAACAGCTTCATTATCTGAACAAAGTTGTGATGTGAGGATTTTGGtgctttgtttatatttgttgacACAGGAAGCTATGTATTTTCTATATACAGGCTGCACTGAAAACCACGTCTACCCAAGATCATGCATggtcactaatacatccatgtatTATccagaacacatacatattgtCTATGAGACAGAGAAATTATAGCTATATTTATTTTAACCACATTAAATGCAACAGTGGAGGTCAAAACATGAGAACAGTAGTCTTAGTATCTGCTTTATTCATTTTAAGACATCCAGTTCAATAGTTTGGTCAAATACAACTAACACTCGTTCTAAGTAGAGCCTGCTGTAAATAGTTTTCTGTCCAAAACATAAAGAAGGCATTTATCAATTATAACCCAACTATGTAAGAAAGTAAACTGTTTTTACGTACTTTTAGCACTGTTACAACAAATGAAGCAGTAAAGCTTGTCAGTAGAACGATATTCTTTATGTCAAAAGAATCGTACACGTATCATGAAGGCTATGTTGTTGGTTTTCGTCTGCACATTGATTATAGAACACATTTATATACTTGTGAAACAGACGTGTCAAAAAGCAACAATTTATCTACGAGAaatagtaaatgttaaactTATCGGTAGTAAAGTTTTGAGTGTGAGTGATAAGAACATACCTGATGTTCCAATTAAAATTACGTTTGTCACTaaatctctgtctctgtccttTTTTTAGTGTATGGCAAGCatttcaggccaaaagtattaaGGTTTTATTATGATTTAGGTTTCGTCAAACCAGATTTGTGTTAATAGATAATTTctaataaatttaaatttttaattttagatttttaacatttttaacaaaatgttCTGGAATTTTTTCGGAACTAATTAATTTCGGATCGTGATCCATGAATGTGTTTCATTTGCTTTCTATAGCAGGGGTGTGGAGTAACTCAAATGACTGACTTTCGGTAGGCCTAACATGTTGGTCGATGTAATTTGCACTTACAATGCATAGGCATGTGATTTGAACACATACGAATACATACAATGGCACTCCTACTGGCATATGTTAGACCTTTCTCTGTTCTAATTGTTCTTTATCCAACCATTCAACTCGATGCGATAAACGTTCAATCAACAATTGGTCTTTTtctgctcccccccccccgtaaacaGAGGTGAAATGGCGGTAGCCAGAGCCTGCTGAAATTctgcgcgggggggggggggtcgataAATGTTTCCATCGGGCAAGAAAAAATGCTCTGAACCTGGGGCATCTGACATCCTATCTGTGAAAACCAAAATAGGATGATCCctatcattgatgtaaatcatTTAGTTTGGCCATTGGATTGTGGTGTGAAACTCACAGTAGTTGGTATCTCTGATAACCAGTTTGCCTGAAGTTGGCACACATGCTACCTTAGTTAATAGTGTTTTTACTATTGTATAAtgtgatcacagggtgattatgGACACATAACCAAAGCCCACTTTTGTAATCCACCAGAAGCAATTTGTGTAATCCAGAAGATACACTAACAATAACTTTTTCTATCATAGTTTGCCTATAGTTTTTGACGTCCGCAGTAGTAAATGGGATACAGACGCTCATAGCTCTTAGTATTACCTCTATCACAAGACCTTTATAGGCACTAGGGTTTTGTGCATACGTGGTACAGTCACTATTACACATACATGGTATAGGTCAGTACGACACTATATAGACATTACTGTGTTACGTACGTTCACAAATTGGAGACAGTTAGGTTTTGGGATCAGATACCATCCGTTGATGTCATTATAGTCAGTCACGATTTGAAAACGTAGTCAGTTTACATTGACATAAAACTCCTCACCAGTGCCTAAGGTGTCAgggtgtgtgtttgttttttgaggggttaatgtgttttattgttAGGCGATCAACAGTACAGAGTCAGAACATATCACTTTATATGGTTGCAGGAGACATCGATCGAATGTCTTaactgtttactgcactgtctaGATATATCCTTAGCTGATAGTGCCTCCTAGGATCAGCTATTAAACAATGAATctcgacagtgcagtaaacaggctatcaAATACCACTATGCTATTCAAATTCAGGGCCACTTTAATGTATACCAAGTGTGTTGTACCACTCATGTAACATTGATATCATTGCGTCTGTAGCAATTAAGATCGTTGTATTTACACCGTCAGCATACTGATAATGCAAAAAAACCTATTTCTCATTCTTGTTCTGTCTTTCAGGTTCAAGACTGACACAAATGGCTTCCATGTTAATGCCAAGTCAACTGATTGAAGAACTGCAAGAGTTTCGTTGCCATTTTGATTGGAATCTAGAAGATGGTTTAGATTCTTCAACAGATATAGAGGTGAGTTCATGTGTTATCTTTCACTGGGTTATATAATTCAATTTACTACAATCATAGGAAGTCTAGAGATTGGCTGCTTGACATTGATAGTCATCATTGACAGCTACACCTCTCTTGGCTGGGCATTACCAGGTATTGGTAGGTGATGACTGTTGACTGCTAAAGTCATAGTATGGCTCCGTTGTCCGGAGAGGCAGTACGTGTATGCATCTCGTGTCCTTAACGTAAAGCAATGCATGTGCGCATGTTATTAATGCAACACAATGCATGTGTTCATCAGCTAGTgtgctagtctagttccagacGGACTGTATTCGACACTATATCcatatgaatatgtatgaaGTTTAACGCATATAGTCGAATATAGTCCGTCTGGAACTAGTCTACTAGTGTGCCAAAGTGTAGGACACATTTGCATTCAGCCTGGGTCTGTGGGCTAGCTGTGAGATATGTGTACAGTAAAAAGGGCTCGTGTGTGTACATGAACCCTCAATCAAGGAAAGTCAATGGATTGCGTTGCCATCAATGTCCATCTGTAAACTCATTCCAAGATTTGAAAACATGTATTATCCTGTTAGCTGTGAAAAGTTTGGAAGTGGTgcatcaatgtatacatgtatgtatcctTCCGAAACGTAATATTCTAATTATCCcttcttttaattttttatacaaattCTACAATCGTTGCTTTCTGAAGAGTTTTGACCTACTTTACTTATCAATTGATGtcgatattttatttattttttatcgtTAGACAATCACGACAGGTCTGGACAATCATTTAGAAGATCATGCTGACCAACTGCCtgtattttcaaaaactttgaaaGGTTATCTTTACATGTCATCACTGAATCCACGAGGAGAAAGAGATCCACACGAAGCTCTTCGTTGGTTTGATAAAGCTGTAGAGGATAATGAGAAGGAGATGCAAGAAGATACAGAAGATAAAGGACCAATGGGGGACAGAATTATAATTCTAGCAAACAAAGCCAGGGTTCTGTTGTGTCTGGGTGAGGACAAAAAGGCAGGggaaatattaaatacattagCAGGTATCAAAGAACATTTAAAATCAGAAAAGGTTCAAGCTTATATAGATGCAAACAAAGCATTTTGCTCGTTTTGGCTAGGGCAATCTAAATTTGATCTTGGATTAACATGTTATGATAGGGCACTTAAGGTGTATCCTACAAAAGAATCTTGGTTGATTGGGAAAGCACTTCTTGTGGGTAAGTTTAAACACTGCATGAGAAGTACAGTTTCGGAACAAGGAGTGTCCGAGCTGGAAATTATTTATCGTAAAGTTCTTCGAATTAATCCAGATAATATGTTTGCCAGAGTTAGACTTGCAGTGACCCTTGCCAGTAGAAAGTGTGATTACGAGGCCATGCATCATTTCGATGAAGCATGGCTTCATGGTAAAGATAAACTCCATGTAGTTACACATGTTGCGGAGTTTTACCTTCGTAAAAGAGATTTTCGTAAAGCTCGTGGCTTATTAGATGAAGCCCTTTGTCTACATCCCAAGTCCCCATTTATCCATCGTTTATTTGGCGATCTTTATCGGGCAATGGCTAAAACAGGAAAGTATGAAGTCGGGAAAAACAACCAGACTGCGATTGAATGGTATGATAAGGCTATGAAATTATCATTTAGTACAAAACCTGCTGTTTTGCGCAATAAAGCTTGGGTCTTGTTTGATCAAGGTAAAATTCAACAAGCTAAAGCAGTATttgaacaacaaacaaatagtCAGTCTACAAGTATCTTTGGAAAGGCGGACAGACATCTCACATTTGCGCAGTTTTTAGATAAACTGGATGTGGAAGAGGAGAAACGAAATGCAATGCGACAGTACAAAATGGCTTTAATAGCTCATCCAACACGTCGTAGTGGCAGTTGTCTACAAACgatcaaaatattgaaagagaAGTGTGTAGAATTACTGTCTGTCAATCCTAAAAATGTAGATGCCTTAGAACTGACGGGTTGGTTGTATTCGAAAATAAACCACACAGAGAGTGCGTGTTTTTATTACGAACGGGCCTACGAAATAAAACCGTCCGATTTTCTGGCCTCTACCTTAGTTGACCTGTACAGGGGAGCAAACAACCATCTTAAAGCAGACGACTTTTCGAGCAAAATTATATATTCGAACGCCGAGGAAAAAACAATCAAAGATGTGTCGTTTCACATTTCAAATGGCCAGCAAAGCTATGAAATGCTAGAATTTGATGTCTCTCGGAGAGAATATTCTCGTGCAGCGGACTTACATTCGCTGCAGGGTTCTGAAGGTTTGCTCAATGTACTCAAGCAGGTACCAGAGGATGGGAAATATGAAATAGCGTGGTTTAACGACCTCGCAAAAATTCTCGTTAATGTCACAAACACGTCTAAATTAATAGAATGGAAAGAAGAAGGAGACAACGAAAAAGTTAGTAAAAGGGCTAAAAAATTACATGCTGATTTGTTTGAGATTTTGAAACCTCAACTTCGCGTTTTGAAAGAATTGTACAAGGAAAATGTTGAATTCTTTAGCTTGACATTCGACAGTGACCACCAAGATCAAATTAATGTAAGCAATGCGACCATGTTACTGCGAAAAGCACGTGACCTACTCAACAGCTGTGTGAGAGGATTTGAAAACTCTAACTACAATCTTCGAGACACGGGTAATAGATTCTTTTATGTCAAAGATGGCCACAGCATTCCTCGTGAATTGGCGGAAAGAATTCTAAGTTATGGGTGGGTAGATTTCGCCCTCCGATTTGGGAAATTGTTCCTCTTCCTGGTTGATATCCAGCCAGGGAGTAACCTTCGGGAAAACGGTTGGTTGGAAAAGTTGTTTTCAGTTTGTGAAGATAACGACCAACCTGTAGAATTAATGCTGCAAGGTTTATCTGTTAATGATGGCAATCCGGCGTGTGATGCAGATTTAGTAGAGTTTGCAAAGGAGGCTGTTGTTAAAACAGCAATAATTGTACGTGAATTCTACAAGTATATAAAACCAGTAGAAGCTGCAGATAGAGTAGAGTCAGTTGGTTAAAACTACCCACATCAGATTAATGTGATCTGGAAGTTTGTGATTTTCAGAAACATCGAATTGTGTttttacgtgtgtgtgtgtatatatatatatatatatatatatatatatatatatatatatatatatatatatatatatatatatatatatatatatatatatatatatatatatatatatatatatagtacatgatagtcattttagtttatattacatcgtgtgtatttgtgtttctttgcttgtttgtttgcttgcctgctttctttctttcatacTTTATCGAAAAATAACGATGTCTCACAGATGCTTGGTCATTGTGGCTCTGGGTATGaaattatataaacaataatTAAACACTGTATGTATCAGGACCTCTTTGAAGGATGTTATTTAATTCCGTCTAGTAGCCTTTTTACTGTATTTTCATGAATATCTGCCTTTTAAAATCTTCACATTTTTACTGATACATTTCAATCTGCCTAATTGACTGAATTACTTCTCTGTTTGTCACCTATTTGTTAGTgttggtacaaatgtatacaaatgtcaTTGTGTAAACATAATTAATTAAACAATCCACACCATGTTACACATTACTAAGGAATATTGATAGGTTTCTAAATCACTCTTTAAATCACGTTTTAAGCAGAAAGTATAACAGCATATATATgtcaaaaataagaaaaaaacattatgaAAAAAGTATGTTACACCTAATTGAGCTATATGCAATGTTAAAACGAATATGTTAAAGTTAATGTTTCACATGCTACTAAGCTATGGTTAAGGGATGCATTTCTGAATAATGTGTAAGATGAACAGTTAACTTCTAAGAGTAAAGATAGTTATGTATTCCAATTACCTGTATTTCTTGAAGTTTTCGTTTATTTTGTTTAGAGTTTTCATTCatgtcttttttatattttatgtaagaTAAAAGGCAGTGTTTATCCATAACTGGGATGTATAGTTTGCAAATCTTGCCACAATACTATATTAAACATTGTAGCATACTGATGCCATGATCATCACCTCGTTGGTCACCACCCAACAAGAGATAACTGAATAAGATACTGTTTAAATCTAAACTGAAATTCTTTTCTACATCAAACTGTGTGACGTTTTCAAAACATGTACCTTTTGTATAGAGACTTGTCATGGCTAGCTACGTCTGCATTGTATGATACTATGACCATCCAAAAATATCATAATGCGAGAATTTGGTCCATTCTAACTTAAAGTAGCAAatatttgtgggttttttttttgcgtaTTTAACAAACAAAATCTTAATTTGCAGGAGAGAACAAAGCGGTATCTTAcagattgtatattttatatactaATCTTCAGTTAATTGTAATTGTCTCTATTATCAAGAATTGTCAAGTGTTTTGGTCATGCAAGAACGCATGGCTAATTTTACATATGATTTTAAATGTTATCTGGAATATTCTGGAGAAAATGTTACATTTCGTATAGAACCTGTATCTAgatttaatgacgtcattaagACAGTCCTATATATGAGAATGGTATTGCGAATAAAGTTATTCCTGATTCTGATTTCAACAACACAACTTGAGGTGTGTGGCGTGTCTCTGTGAGCGTACGATCGATCGTACGTACGAGTGAGTGACGATATATGTGCATGCCTTGTACCAATACAATTGTACCGGTGTAGTCTTGACGCCCAAAATTGGTCCACCAGGGATTATAAATGGATGGGACTAGTTCCCAACTAACCAACAAGTTCGTAAGATCCCATataaatctctctctctctctctctctctctctctctctctctctctctctctctctctctctctcctccccctccctccctccctccccccctctctctctctctctctctctctctctctctctctctctctctctctctctctctctctctctcaatttgCACAAACAAAGGCAGCAGTCATCATAATGAAAGCTATTTACAAACGTCTCCTTCGTAGAAATGTTACTATTTCGAAGAATTGAACCATACATTCTAGCTAAGGCTAATAATAGACTTGTGAGATCAGACTactatagaaaaagttataTAGCCGCCTGTGTTGTCAGGTAACATCTTGCTCTCTGACCCATtccacaatacattgtatacattggCATAAATCAGTGGACATCTTTAACACTGCCTGCTACCATAGGCAGTTAAAAGAACCCGTCACCGTCAAACATACTCTGTATTGCTGACTGCTACCAAACACtatgtatattaataatatagTCTAGAATTCAGCGGCCAGACGTATGGGGATGTTTCGAGGTCAGGCGGCAACCACCGGGGGTGATTACCCCGAACAgaaaaatcgaaaacaaacgacCCTAAGCGATGGAATGGGCGATACATAAAGAAATCGATaaccgctttcaccacatcaggtATAAATTTTATAAATCAGATTGTTGTGTAACAAGAATAATGTCCTGGGTCTAATTAAGCATCGGAAATTCAGACTGTGACAACTAAACATAGAAACAGTATATTGGGTTATTCAAAAAGAGCCAGAGGCATTTTAACCTAGCTATCATGACACCGTGACACTTTAATTCTTCAGACGTCTAGAAATGCCCTGATTAGATTGGGGCCATCCGTACTTCTTCTATGTTTCTCATGGTAACATCTTAAGTAATGGCCGTGGGTCGGTCAGTCggttaaaatattttttttttcgaattcATGTTGTAAATCAAAAATAATCTTAAATAAAGTTAAAAATTGATTTAGATTTTAACATGAAATAAGCTTAAAAGTTTGGATTCCTTCCAAAAACACCaaataaattattacaaatagTCTGTAACACCGAAAAATACAGACTACTACCAGAAAAAGAATAATACTTTTGGTCTGTTCGGCTTgccttttgttgttgttgttgttgttgttgttgatctTGGCCTCAAAGACTTGGTATAAAATACTATAAGTTCCCATGGAAATATGCTTCCAGGGTAGAATTTTATGCATCTCACACAAATCTGAGGCGAGGTCTACATGGAACAATATATTGTTGAATTATACAAAGGCCAGATTAATGCAAAGGAAAGGATCTGCATGATCATCGCACACCAATAGTAATACACGTAAATGTTGCGCGCACAAATGATCAGGAAAGTTTGCGTTACCTCAATACATATCACACCGATGAGGGCGCTTCAACACGCCggtgagtgtgtatgtgggggggggcACCCCTACCCAACCACCGTTGGTCAGTGTATGTTACAACAATGACGTTGCTGTGTCGGTTGGCTATCAAATCGTACTCGACAAATGATGTGCAATACGACTGAACACAAAGAGCTAGTAGAGCTAGAGGGCGGCGAGGTCGCGAGGTTGCGTTCGCATTTCCGGAAGTACAATAGTGA
Above is a genomic segment from Glandiceps talaboti chromosome 20, keGlaTala1.1, whole genome shotgun sequence containing:
- the LOC144450731 gene encoding antiviral innate immune response effector IFIT1-like translates to MASMLMPSQLIEELQEFRCHFDWNLEDGLDSSTDIETITTGLDNHLEDHADQLPVFSKTLKGYLYMSSLNPRGERDPHEALRWFDKAVEDNEKEMQEDTEDKGPMGDRIIILANKARVLLCLGEDKKAGEILNTLAGIKEHLKSEKVQAYIDANKAFCSFWLGQSKFDLGLTCYDRALKVYPTKESWLIGKALLVGKFKHCMRSTVSEQGVSELEIIYRKVLRINPDNMFARVRLAVTLASRKCDYEAMHHFDEAWLHGKDKLHVVTHVAEFYLRKRDFRKARGLLDEALCLHPKSPFIHRLFGDLYRAMAKTGKYEVGKNNQTAIEWYDKAMKLSFSTKPAVLRNKAWVLFDQGKIQQAKAVFEQQTNSQSTSIFGKADRHLTFAQFLDKLDVEEEKRNAMRQYKMALIAHPTRRSGSCLQTIKILKEKCVELLSVNPKNVDALELTGWLYSKINHTESACFYYERAYEIKPSDFLASTLVDLYRGANNHLKADDFSSKIIYSNAEEKTIKDVSFHISNGQQSYEMLEFDVSRREYSRAADLHSLQGSEGLLNVLKQVPEDGKYEIAWFNDLAKILVNVTNTSKLIEWKEEGDNEKVSKRAKKLHADLFEILKPQLRVLKELYKENVEFFSLTFDSDHQDQINVSNATMLLRKARDLLNSCVRGFENSNYNLRDTGNRFFYVKDGHSIPRELAERILSYGWVDFALRFGKLFLFLVDIQPGSNLRENGWLEKLFSVCEDNDQPVELMLQGLSVNDGNPACDADLVEFAKEAVVKTAIIVREFYKYIKPVEAADRVESVG